ACCGGGATGGGATCGGCCTTGCGCCACTCGGCCAGATAGTCGTCCGTGCCGCCCGCGCCGGTACGCATGGCGCACATGTCGATGGCCTCGGTGAAGCGCAGCGGCAGTTCGCGCTTGGCGTTCTGCCGGCCCTTCTTGACGATGACCTGGGCGGGAATGTCGCGCCAGTAGACGACGATCAGATCGGCCATGAATTCTTACTCCTCGTGGTTTCGAGCATTGCCGTATGCGCCGATGGCCCGCTTGTTATGGGACGACGCCCGCGCATTCAAAAGCGACGCATTTGGATGTCGCAAAATGAAAGCGCGGAATCTTCGGTCCTGACAGTGCGAACAGGCCCGTCAGCCGGCAGGTCGAGCTCGGCGAAAAGCTTGCAACGGAGGCGGAGTATCGACCGGTCGCCTGGGCAAATCCTGTGCTACCAGACGCCGCGTTTGATCCCGGTCCAGAGGTAGAACCAGACCGTCGGATGATACCATTGCTTTGAGGGCAGGCGGGGATCGATTGTGGTGAGACGGCCTGCCAGCGCGTCGGTGACGGCATCGATACAGATGTCGCGCGAAAACGCCGCCTGCCGCAGCGCATGGCTGGAAATTGTATCACCGGGTTGCGGCTTGCCGCGCGCCTGCCGCAGCACGCCACCT
The nucleotide sequence above comes from Mesorhizobium shangrilense. Encoded proteins:
- a CDS encoding virulence factor, with amino-acid sequence MADLIVVYWRDIPAQVIVKKGRQNAKRELPLRFTEAIDMCAMRTGAGGTDDYLAEWRKADPIPVGDDLEAEVEKAFQDLDTKYDRERLVALVKAGGKENV